A genomic region of Magnolia sinica isolate HGM2019 chromosome 6, MsV1, whole genome shotgun sequence contains the following coding sequences:
- the LOC131248752 gene encoding probable methyltransferase PMT18, which yields MAKEYTGDKHYPLESKRKRLTLVFGVSGLCVLFYILGAWQNTSPNTSNRSEVITKVGCDPATSSRSANLQSSSSSTLDFQAHHQVSINESVMGAHTFPPCDMSYSEHTPCQDPERARKFKAEKLMYRERHCPKKEDRLLCLIPPPPKYKNPFKWPQSRDYAWYDNIPHRELSIEKAIQNWIQVEGDRFRFPGGGTMFPRGADAYIDDIDELIPLTNGKIRTAIDTGCGVASWGAYLLNRDILTMSFAPRDTHEAQVQFALERGVPAMIGVLASERMPYPARSFDMAHCSRCLIPWNDFDGLYLIELDRVLRPGGYWILSGPPIRWKKYHRGWERTKEDLKQEQDAIEDVARSICWTKVIEKDDLAIWQKPINHVECVKSRTIYKTPHICKDDNPDTAWYKKMEPCITPLPEVNSESEVAGGAVEKWPARAFAVPPRIRSGSIPGITATKFQEDNDVWRERVAYYKRIIPPLSKGRYRNIMDMNAMLGGFSAALLKYPLWVMNVVPTDSNHDTLGVIYERGFIGTYQDWCEAFSTYPRTYDLIHANGVFTIYQDRCDITYILLEMDRILRPEGTAVFRDTVDILVKIQGIIGGMRWKSEIMDHESGPFNAEKILVAVKTYWTGEATEEK from the exons ATGGCGAAGGAATACACGGGCGACAAGCATTATCCATTGGAATCGAAGCGGAAGCGTCTCACATTGGTGTTTGGCGTGAGCGGCCTCTGTGTTCTGTTCTACATATTGGGTGCATGGCAAAATACTAGCCCCAACACATCCAACCGCTCCGAGGTCATAACCAAGGTTGGATGCGATCCAGCCACCAGTTCCCGCTCTGCAAACCTGCaatcatcttcatcatccaccctcgACTTCCAGGCCCACCATCAGGTCAGCATCAACGAAAGCGTGATGGGGGCCCATACGTTCCCGCCGTGCGACATGAGTTACAGCGAACACACACCTTGCCAAGACCCAGAGCGGGCGAGGAAGTTCAAGGCGGAGAAGCTGATGTACCGAGAGCGGCATTGTCCCAAAAAGGAGGATCGTCTGTTGTGCTTGATCCCACCCCCACCCAAGTACAAGAACCCTTTCAAATGGCCTCAGAGCAGAGACTATGCATGGTATGATAACATCCCACATAGAGAACTCAGCATCGAGAAAGCCATTCAGAACTGGATCCAAGTTGAAGGTGATCGGTTTAGATTCCCTGGTGGCGGTACCATGTTTCCTCGAGGAGCAGATGCTTATATCGACGATATAGATGAGCTCATCCCTTTAACTAATGGGAAGATCCGAACGGCCATCGATACAGGCTGTGGA GTGGCAAGCTGGGGAGCTTATCTGCTAAATAGAGACATCTTGACAATGTCATTTGCTCCAAGGGACACACATGAAGCTCAGGTCCAGTTCGCGTTGGAACGGGGAGTTCCGGCCATGATTGGTGTACTGGCATCTGAACGAATGCCGTACCCTGCCAGAtcttttgatatggcccactgcTCTCGCTGCTTGATCCCTTGGAATGATTTCG ACGGGCTATATCTGATTGAATTGGACAGAGTTCTACGGCCGGGAGGTTATTGGATTCTCTCTGGCCCACCAATCCGTTGGAAGAAATACCACAGAGGCTGGGAAAGGACCAAAGAAGATCTGAAACAAGAGCAAGATGCGATCGAGGATGTTGCAAGGAGCATCTGTTGGACAAAAGTAATAGAAAAGGATGATCTTGCAATTTGGCAAAAACCCATCAACCATGTCGAGTGCGTTAAAAGCAGAACAATTTATAAGACGCCCCATATATGCAAAGATGACAATCCAGATACAGCCTG GTACAAGAAAATGGAACCTTGCATAACCCCACTGCCTGAAGTAAATAGCGAAAGTGAAGTAGCCGGTGGGGCAGTGGAGAAATGGCCAGCCCGGGCATTTGCAGTCCCACCTAGAATAAGGAGTGGATCTATTCCTGGAATAACCGCTACGAAATTCCAAGAGGACAATGATGTATGGAGAGAGAGGGTCGCATACTACAAGCGGATCATCCCTCCTCTATCTAAAGGACGTTACCGTAACATAATGGACATGAATGCCATGCTTGGAGGGTTCTCCGCCGCGCTACTGAAATACCCATTATGGGTCATGAATGTGGTCCCCACCGATTCGAACCACGATACTCTTGGTGTGATCTACGAGCGTGGATTCATCGGGACATATCAGGACTGGTGCGAAGCCTTCTCTACGTATCCCAGAACATATGATCTCATCCATGCTAATGGCGTGTTCACCATCTATCAGGACAG GTGTGACATTACATACATTCTGTTGGAGATGGATAGGATACTGAGGCCAGAAGGAACAGCAGTATTCAGAGATACAGTGGATATACTGGTGAAGATACAAGGCATAATTGGAGGGATGAGATGGAAGAGTGAGATCATGGATCATGAAAGTGGGCCATTTAATGCTGAGAAAATCCTAGTTGCTGTGAAAACTTACTGGACTGGCGAGGCTACAGAAGAGAAGTAA